Proteins from a genomic interval of Sphingopyxis sp. QXT-31:
- a CDS encoding peptidylprolyl isomerase, with protein MISLLFALAAAAQSPTVPPQATQLPPSPAPIPAPITPVVEVDTRPYVALVTDLGTITVRLEDKRAPVSTKNFLRYVDSKRMDGFSFYRTTKSWGPASQLIQAGNRGDARKNYPQIAHEPTNVTGLSNCKGALVMARLSPGDATTDFFLLLSDIPGFDADPSQSGDNAGFAVFGELVGGADVAEKIFNAPISPTKGEGVMVGQILDPMVTIKSARRVAAPTDAPKGCVVKKGS; from the coding sequence ATGATCAGCCTTCTGTTCGCGCTCGCCGCCGCCGCCCAGTCCCCGACCGTCCCGCCGCAGGCGACGCAGCTGCCGCCGTCGCCCGCCCCCATCCCGGCGCCGATCACCCCAGTGGTCGAGGTCGACACGCGCCCTTATGTGGCGCTGGTCACCGACCTCGGCACGATCACCGTGCGGCTGGAGGACAAGCGCGCGCCGGTCAGCACCAAGAATTTCCTGCGCTATGTCGATTCGAAGCGGATGGACGGGTTCAGCTTCTATCGGACGACGAAGAGCTGGGGCCCGGCGAGCCAGCTGATCCAGGCGGGCAACCGCGGCGATGCGCGCAAAAATTATCCGCAGATCGCGCACGAGCCGACCAACGTGACCGGCCTGTCCAACTGCAAGGGCGCGCTGGTGATGGCGCGGCTTTCGCCGGGCGACGCGACGACCGATTTCTTCCTGCTCCTATCGGACATCCCCGGTTTCGACGCCGATCCGAGCCAGAGCGGCGACAATGCGGGCTTTGCGGTATTCGGCGAACTGGTCGGCGGCGCCGACGTGGCCGAGAAGATCTTCAACGCGCCGATCTCGCCGACGAAAGGCGAGGGGGTGATGGTCGGGCAGATCCTCGACCCGATGGTGACGATCAAGTCGGCGCGCCGCGTCGCGGCGCCGACGGATGCGCCGAAAGGCTGCGTCGTCAAGAAAGGATCGTAG